One Bosea sp. 124 genomic window, CTCTTCCTGTTCCAGAGCGACAATGCCGGCTTCAATTTCGGCAAATATGCCGATCCGCAGTTCGACATGCTGATGAAGCTCGCCGCTGCGGAAACGGACCTCGTCAAGCGCGCGGCCATCCTGCGCGAAGCCGACAGCATCATCGCGCGCGACCAGCCCTGGATTCCGGTGCTGCATTATTCGACCAAGAATCTGGTCTCGCCAAAGCTTGCCGGCTTCGAGCCGAATCTGCGCGGGGCGATCCCGACGCGGTTCCTCAGCCTCAAACCATAGAAAACGCCGGGGCGCTCCGCGTCGTCGGCGGGCATTCGCCCTCGCGCCTGCGAGATGTCTCGGCTAGGAAGGGTACGCCCTCAACCTGCTGACGAGACCCGATCGATGAGCCGCATTGTCTATGTGAATGGCGCCTACCTGCCGGAAGAGGACGCCAAGATCTCGATCTTCGACCGCGGCTTCATCTTCGGCGACGGCATCTACGAGGTCTCGGCGGTGATCGGCGGCAAGCTCGTCGATTGCGAGGCGCATCTGGCCCGGCTGGAGCGCTCCTGCGGCGAGATCCGGCTTGCCCTGCCCTGGTCGAAGGCCGAGCTGGTCGCGATCCATGAGGAGCTGATCAAGCGAAACAGCCTCGACGAGGGCGGGATCTATCTCCAGGTCTCGCGTGGTGCGTCGGATCGCGAATTCGCCTTCCCGAAGGATGTCGCCCCGACGCTGGTGATGTTCACCCAGGCCCGCAATTTCGTGAATGTGCCGACGGCCAAGACCGGCATCAAGGTCGTCTCGACGCCCGATCTGCGCTGGGCGCGCCGTGACATCAAGAGCGTCAACCTGCTGGCC contains:
- a CDS encoding D-amino-acid transaminase translates to MSRIVYVNGAYLPEEDAKISIFDRGFIFGDGIYEVSAVIGGKLVDCEAHLARLERSCGEIRLALPWSKAELVAIHEELIKRNSLDEGGIYLQVSRGASDREFAFPKDVAPTLVMFTQARNFVNVPTAKTGIKVVSTPDLRWARRDIKSVNLLAPVLAKQFAAESGAQEAWLVEDGVVTEGASSTAWIVKGKTLISRPLSNKVLPGITRKAVLAFIAETGFAFEEREFTLQEALDAEEAFITSATSLVMPVTTIDGHTIHNGAPGPTALRLREIYIDFARKGGVLG